In Blastopirellula sp. J2-11, a single genomic region encodes these proteins:
- a CDS encoding serine/threonine-protein kinase, whose product MGLQGKPKINIDDQPTIPLKLEDAGASWDALAGFMERFLEQWEADSLPPRLVDYLPPEHGVFRRMVLIELIKIDMEYRRQRNCDFLRLEDYHERFPELSRPDGMPTDLIFEEYHVRKTSGEQVDLHEYGKRFPGQADAIVRLFKLDSETMTTSLSDGRAHAKFATGDRVGDFYLMSALGAGAFGSVFLARQETMQRLVALKISMDRGTEAQTLAQLDHPNIVRVYDQCRLPGENLRLLYMQFVAGGTLHGVIRDGNRKQRRDASLLAETIAETLDKTGVVTAQNVPLKSELADRPWSEITCRIGMELASALHYAHLQGILHRDVKPANVLLEANGTAKLADFNISFSSQLEGTSPAAYFGGSLAYMSPEQLEACHPEHHRQASDLDGRSDVFSLGVLLWELLFGERPFGDEAIVGSWYTSLLGMADIRREQIPQPKQMPTDDVGRRLLAILRRCLKPELRDRYQTADHLARDLGLCLEPRVARLQDRSKRGLLGLATRHPLLATTIAGIGPNAVAGFFNFVYNDQAIIRKLEGTNSYDAFWNVQFVINSIAFPLAIILGGFYVWPFVKGLRHVLDQEAPTDLQLARRRAFRIGRFISYLGIAEWTIAGIAYPVALHLILGGLERQWYAHFLGSLLICGMIAAAYPFFFLSTLAIRAFIPPLLEAEPLSTSDVRELRWLAKHMDWFLYLAGGVPAAGVMLLLSAGHMDDPHSSLALKVLSAAGAIGFGFALSLSRSVHADIEALLKTADLFADTRDSSRS is encoded by the coding sequence ATGGGACTGCAAGGTAAACCGAAAATCAATATCGACGACCAACCCACGATCCCGCTGAAGCTGGAAGATGCTGGCGCAAGCTGGGATGCGCTGGCCGGGTTTATGGAGCGGTTTCTCGAACAATGGGAAGCCGATTCGTTGCCGCCGCGTTTGGTGGACTATTTGCCTCCCGAGCACGGCGTCTTTCGCCGGATGGTCTTGATCGAGTTGATTAAGATCGACATGGAATATCGGCGGCAACGGAATTGCGATTTTCTGCGCCTAGAAGACTATCACGAACGCTTTCCAGAATTAAGTCGCCCTGACGGGATGCCGACCGATCTGATCTTCGAGGAATATCATGTCCGCAAAACGTCGGGCGAACAGGTCGATCTTCACGAATATGGGAAACGATTTCCCGGCCAGGCCGATGCGATCGTCCGCTTGTTCAAGTTGGATAGCGAGACGATGACCACGTCGCTGTCGGATGGCCGCGCGCACGCCAAGTTCGCGACCGGCGACCGAGTAGGCGATTTTTATCTGATGTCGGCCTTGGGCGCCGGCGCGTTTGGCAGCGTCTTTCTGGCCCGACAAGAGACGATGCAGCGCCTGGTGGCGCTGAAAATTTCGATGGATCGCGGGACCGAGGCGCAAACGCTCGCCCAATTGGATCACCCGAACATTGTCCGCGTCTACGATCAATGCCGCTTGCCGGGCGAAAACCTCCGTCTGCTCTATATGCAGTTTGTCGCCGGCGGAACGTTACACGGCGTCATTCGGGACGGAAATCGGAAACAACGCCGCGACGCCAGCCTGCTGGCGGAGACGATCGCCGAAACGCTCGACAAAACAGGGGTCGTCACAGCACAAAATGTTCCGCTGAAGTCGGAACTGGCCGATCGTCCCTGGTCGGAGATTACTTGTCGGATCGGCATGGAATTGGCCAGCGCCCTGCATTACGCCCACTTGCAAGGCATTTTGCATCGCGATGTGAAGCCGGCCAACGTCCTGTTAGAAGCGAACGGCACGGCGAAACTGGCCGACTTCAACATCAGCTTTAGCTCGCAGTTGGAAGGGACGAGCCCCGCCGCCTATTTCGGCGGTAGTCTCGCTTATATGTCGCCAGAGCAGTTGGAAGCTTGCCATCCCGAGCATCATCGCCAGGCGAGCGACTTGGACGGACGGAGCGATGTTTTTTCGCTCGGCGTGTTGCTGTGGGAACTGTTGTTTGGCGAACGACCGTTTGGCGACGAGGCGATCGTCGGCAGTTGGTACACGTCGTTGCTGGGGATGGCCGATATTCGCCGCGAGCAAATTCCGCAACCGAAACAGATGCCGACCGACGACGTCGGTCGACGGTTGTTAGCGATTTTGCGACGTTGTCTAAAGCCGGAGTTGAGAGATCGCTATCAAACGGCCGATCATCTTGCGCGCGATTTAGGGCTTTGTCTCGAGCCGCGAGTCGCGCGACTGCAAGATCGCTCGAAACGGGGCTTGTTAGGTCTAGCGACGCGACATCCGTTGTTGGCGACGACGATCGCCGGCATTGGACCGAACGCCGTCGCCGGGTTCTTCAACTTCGTTTACAACGATCAGGCCATCATTCGCAAGTTGGAAGGGACCAATTCCTACGACGCGTTCTGGAACGTTCAATTCGTCATCAACTCGATCGCATTTCCTCTGGCGATCATCTTGGGGGGATTTTATGTCTGGCCCTTTGTCAAAGGACTGCGTCATGTGTTGGATCAAGAAGCGCCGACCGATCTGCAATTGGCCCGACGGCGCGCCTTTCGTATCGGTCGATTTATCAGCTATCTGGGGATCGCCGAATGGACGATCGCCGGGATCGCCTATCCGGTCGCGTTACACCTGATCTTGGGAGGACTCGAGCGGCAGTGGTACGCTCATTTTCTGGGCTCTCTGTTGATCTGCGGCATGATCGCCGCCGCCTATCCATTCTTCTTTCTCTCGACGTTGGCGATTCGCGCCTTTATACCCCCTCTGCTCGAAGCGGAGCCGTTAAGCACATCCGATGTTCGCGAGTTGCGCTGGCTGGCTAAACATATGGATTGGTTTCTCTATTTGGCCGGCGGCGTGCCTGCCGCCGGCGTCATGCTGCTACTCTCGGCCGGGCACATGGACGATCCGCACAGTAGCTTAGCGCTCAAAGTGCTTAGCGCCGCCGGCGCGATCGGCTTTGGATTTGCGCTCAGTTTGTCCCGCTCGGTGCATGCCGATATCGAGGCGCTGCTGAAAACAGCCGATCTGTTTGCCGATACGCGCGATTCTAGCCGCTCGTAA